The nucleotide window ACTAAAAACACAAATGCTATGCCTAAAAAGATTCCAAAACGATTAATGTTTGGTTTTTTAAGCCAATCTAATATGTTAGACTTTTTATTAGCAGACATATTAATTAAAGAATAAATCAGGAAAAGCTTTCTCTGGCTTCCGTCTTAGTATTACAATATTGAAAGTAGACTTTATAAAGCCGTAACCATAACCAAAAAATTGAACTAGAATGGCCACTAAGGACAATGCGGCAACACTTAAACTTTTACTATTTGCAAAAGCTAATATAAAAACTAGAGCAAAATAAATCCCATAAGCATATATAGGTAATATAAAGTTAAATAAACCAGAGCAGATAGCTAATACTAAGCCAATTGAAAATAAGGTTGGCAGCCAGTATGCTAAACTTTTAGACTCTGGATGCCATTGATTAAGTATTGGCCGTACCAATCCAAATTTATTAACCTGCTTGTAAAATTTAGACCATGATATTCGACGTTTATGATAAACGTAAGCTGTATTAATTAAAGCTGTTTTATATCCTAATTTCAATAATCTTAAAGACAGATCTGGATCCTCGCCAGGATGTATTTTACCAAATCCACCTGTTTCTAAAAATGCTCTTTTAGACAAGCCCATATTAAAGCTACGCGGTTGAAAGTCTTCAATCTGCCGTTTTCCTCCTCTAATACCGCCTGTTGTAATAAAAGAGGTCATGGTGAAATTAATTGCTTTTTGAAGGTTTGAAAACGATATGTGTGCCGCATCTGGCCCACCAAAACAATCATAAAAGGTGTTTGACAGAAAACTATTTACTTCTATCAAATAATTTGAAGGAAGTATTACATCAGAATCTAGAATAATATAGTAGTTCCCCTCAGCATTATGCATACCAAAGTTTCTAGAATCTCCCGGCCCTGAGTTCTCTTTGTAGAAATAGGATATTTTCAACTGACTACCAAAACTCTGAACAACGTCTTCAGACTTTAAAGAAGAGCCGTCTTCAACAATCACAATTTCATAGTCAATGTTACCTTCTAAACGTGTAAAACTTTCTAAAAGTTCTTTAGTTTCGTCAGGTCTATTATACACAGGCACTATAAAAGAAAAATACAATCTCTTCATAGCTACAAAAGTAACTAAAGAAAATACAAAAGCCACCTTAAACGGTGGCTTTTGATTATAAATAAAGACTATTGAGTTAGTTCTTAACTACTCTTACAGTTTTAGTGGTGTTAGCAATTGTTACTTTTACAAAGTAAGTACCATCTTGTAAGTTAGACATGTCTAATTCACTATTAACAGCGTTTGGCGTAGCTCTTAATACTTCTTGTCCTAGCATATTATACATTGTAACATTCTCAATGGCGTTTTGAGCGTTTAATGTTAATGTATTTTGTACTGGGTTTGGATAGTAAGTAAATGCCGCTTCGTTTTCAAAACTGCCTGTAGAAAGTGTTTGCTCTACACTTATATCTAACTGAAAATCACCTGTATTAGCTGCATGACCATCAACATAGATAAAGTAATCTACTGTTCCGCCACCAGTTGCTGAACTTTCCCAACAGAATGTAGATAGTGCAGCGTTAGCTCCACCGTCATCATCACCACCAACACAAACAAGAGCACCACAAGATCCTTCAAAAACTTGTATTTCAGTATCAAATGGTGATGGACTGTTGTCCGTAGTTGCAGTTACAACCTCACCTTCGGAAGTTGTAATAACATACCATATACCAGCACCAAAGTTCATTGTACCTGTACCACCTGCGCAACCTGTTTCAGCACTTCCGCCTCCACCGTTGCAAGCCGTTAAAGCTTCAACATTGGTAGCAGCAACAGTTGAACCAGTAACTGAACTCCCATCAGAAACCGCTATGGCTCCAGCACAATCATTGTTTACAGGAGGACAAGCAGCTTGTGTCAAAGCGGAACTTGATTGTGTACAACTTGCATCATTATCATCTACAACAGTAATGATAACATCAGTTGCATTTACATAAGGTCCAAATGTTAAAGTCGTAACACCAGTAGCTGCTTGCGTAGGGCTACCTTGGTCATCACTTACAGTTAAATCTGTTGCAGAACCCATATCTGTAATATCAACCTCGATATTAAAACCACCTGAAACATCACAATCGTTAACCACTGCATAA belongs to Winogradskyella sp. J14-2 and includes:
- a CDS encoding glycosyltransferase encodes the protein MKRLYFSFIVPVYNRPDETKELLESFTRLEGNIDYEIVIVEDGSSLKSEDVVQSFGSQLKISYFYKENSGPGDSRNFGMHNAEGNYYIILDSDVILPSNYLIEVNSFLSNTFYDCFGGPDAAHISFSNLQKAINFTMTSFITTGGIRGGKRQIEDFQPRSFNMGLSKRAFLETGGFGKIHPGEDPDLSLRLLKLGYKTALINTAYVYHKRRISWSKFYKQVNKFGLVRPILNQWHPESKSLAYWLPTLFSIGLVLAICSGLFNFILPIYAYGIYFALVFILAFANSKSLSVAALSLVAILVQFFGYGYGFIKSTFNIVILRRKPEKAFPDLFFN